The Anoplolepis gracilipes chromosome 7, ASM4749672v1, whole genome shotgun sequence genome segment AAATATggaatttatatgataattaagtGAGTGTAACAAATCATGTAACAAAGCATGAGTAAATCGacagaaaaaaacaaagaaaaaagtatgtcAACTCGACTTTATACGATGAATCATCTATtgcgaattttatttaatatatatatatacaattaataattacttattttagagattaaatatgtacatatatattgtatataaatatatagcgtATTTTTTCTTGTCTTTTATATGTTCGCGAAGTATGTTAAATTCGTGAGATTATGTAATAGTGACAAACTGCCTGTGTCTGGTCTTAACTGATAAACGCAATATATGAAGTAAAGAATACATACAAAAAGAAACACAcatctctataaataatatatttttcagtataCTGACAGACGGCAGAATTGGAATACAGTAAGTCTACGTGTCAAGCTATTAAAATGCTCTAGCAAAAgagaaatttgaatttactgcctttaatataaaaataaggctccaataattaactaaatgtaaaaaaagaagctCAAGCAGCAAAGTAAGCAAAGTtagtatttacaattaaatgcgtgaactttaataattatataaaagtagtgtaagacaaaaagattttacaaaaattaaaaaaaaaatgcaaataacaaacgtttttatcattgtattttttagaCTCTCATTAGTATCAAAGGCTAAAAATATAACCAACAGTTAGAGAACAAAACAATCGTATAAAGTAAATTCggatgtacaaaaattaaaaaattacaaatataaaaaaaaataaaatacaaaaagtgataatgtataagaactttttttattattaactgaagatctttaaaataatgtgatagatttttttatatcatctcgGAGAGTCAGAATCGGATCATCTGTAAgttttttaacttataaaaactttaaagctggtcggtttttttatttttaaattatgtttttagattCTTCATATCTTCCTCTAAGAAAAAGGTATTCTTGTTTCATTTCGTTAAAACTAactattttcaagaaaaacgcATTTGATCGATAGAAAGTAAACCTTTAGTcgtaattgaataataattttcaaaataatacaaaattacaaattgtatattaaaattgtttaaaagaaaacgaGTTTAgtcaaatttacaaaaaaatgttggaaaTGATTTCCATCGAACGCATTTCCGCGCATGACGAATTGATGAATCCTGCACCCACCATAATATCCCagaatcatttataatttcattttacttgtatctttttgtaatttatttgtaatatgtatttttgtatcattttcaaaatcattattctattattacgAATCAAGGTTTACTTTCTATCGATCAAATgcgtttttcttgaaaacagttagttttaacgaaatgaaacaagaatatttctttcttagaGAAAGATGTGAAGAatctaaaaacataatataaacataaaaaaactgaccgattttaaagttttgtaagtTGAAAGACTTACAGGTGATCCGATTCTGACTCTCcgagatgatataaaaaaatctatcacattattttaaagattcttCTTGTTTTTCTTATACTGTATAAATCGTTGTCAAAGAAATTTAACtctgctattaaaaaattccgaTACCTTTTATATCAGCTAGATAAAGAGAATTGAAGATATCTCAGAACAATCGTATATTAATAGATCCTGTCCTCAGAGTTCGCTCATCACAAATCACAGAATTAATAAGAGTTATGATTTCAATTAGGATGGTATAAGAATTTTGGACAGGAAGCCTTGTTATTTTAGACGTCTTATGTAAATCTgagataattttcattaagagGCAAAAATTAGAGTTAAATTTGCAGAGCGACATCGAATCATTCTACTtatctttctattattaagacgttaagaaaattttaaatatttttaacagctttctatatgtttttcttttttgtttacatatttaggTTGCATTATTTACGTTTGTGTTTTGATCTTGAACAGTCATCACATGTTTGTCAGGCTTCTATTTTCACCACATTACGTGTATCATCAGACCGAGAGATCACGAAAATTTGGTTGACTGATTTTACTCTCAGATTTTACACAAATCCTTCGACggtaaatctattttaatattagtgtagtatttaatattctgttccgattgattttaaattattgttttttagaCGGCACTCTGATTTCGAATTTTTCTTGCCGCAAGTTCTTGTGGCGGAAAAACTGTGTAacggataattttttaactgtcGCTTGCTTTCAAAATATTCGgaaataactatattattgCGTATAATCGTtgctattttttgtattttgtttattttttttatttgtaatttattaattttcgtacatccgaatttatttcatatacaatTGTTTTCTTTCACTCCTgactgtttataatatttttaatctttgatattgatgaaaatccagagaatacaataataaacatgtttgttaagtatgtttttttttttaatttttgtagtcTTTTGTcttgcattatttttacataattattaaagttcttatttaatagttattgcctttagtatttaataatagaatccttttttatcataaataatagtcAAATTAATCTAAGATtaacgattaaaaattatttttatgtcactAACGTCACTAACTCAGcttaagacatttttttaagacagcttttacacatatttttaacatcacATTTAgggaaacatatttttaataaagtttgtatttttaataaaacacaaatAAAGACTCTGAAGCTggctgtatatatgtatatgtatatatatatatatatatatatatatatattaaaatttttgagagaaaggaaaatgaAAACccaactaaaatttttaatattgcatcaaatatcaattatcCCTTTGCTTGTGCAACTGATCTAAGCAGatagcattaaaaatatactaaatatatttgtaaaaaataataaatatttgtaaaacaatatacaaaaaagaaataaccatgcatattaatattctgtctattaatatcgataatgataagattttcttataatcgttatatttatttgtaaaatactttatgattatattataaattcgaaaaggaaaaaaacacGCAATGGCCACCgttagtaatttaattaaggacATGCCCAATGGACCATTAGATGCTTACAGAAAGCGAGCGACGTTTGATTGGAGATCGTTCAAGTTAACTTTAGAAGGCGAGGATCACGTGCGATTTCAGGTAttgaaattgataaattttaatatatgcgtTACATCTACAGCTATGTAACTCATATTACAGAACTATACTCTAAATGATtaaatgtttagaaaaaattatgggAATTTATCAGAACCAATCCAGTATTTCAAAGGCCGACAGGCCCGATAAGTTTGGATGAAGCTCGAAGACGCTCCAATGCTCAACTAAAAGTACTTcgtgacaaaaatataaatgtaattataatctaattattatctaattacagTAACATAAAGTTgcaagaacaaaaattatttttcttataaattcttaCCAATtcgagatattaatataaaaataaactgttGCTTTCAACATTCAGATTCTATATTtttgcgtaatttttttagcCACTGCAAATGCgggaaaaattcttttatactttCCAATATGACGGATCTGtagcattaaaaatatgtcttcTGAACGGCATGGTACTAACTACTATATTAGCGTTAGGCACTAAACAACATCATCATTTTGTTGGAGAATTGAACAACGGAAATGTAAATATGAACAAAACATAgagacatttattataaagcacATAGAGACATTTAGTATAAAgcataatattcattatatatattaattgtttagtATATTTGTTGCTTTGCTCTAACTGAAATTTCTCATGGCTCTAATGCAAAAGGCATTCAAACGACAGCAACGTATAATACGGcgacaaaaagttttatttttcacacacCAGATTTTGAAGCCGCAAAATGTTGGTCAGGCGGTTTAGGTGAGTTTCGACTTTAGTCAAtgaaattaactgaattaataaattaatgaaaatattactacGAATACTTATTCTTCACttactgtaaatattataatagtaaattaatataaaatattatactattaaattaatattacaatatttaatcttacaatattaaatattgtaatagtaatttaataatataacattttatattaatttaattttatatttattatataaaatttaattgtataatattaatttataattattataatattaaagtatttaaattgcattttaataatatagttttatgatttttttttctcctgatatatataaaataaatataaaatatttattgtattttatatgcattaaattatttatttcaaaaaaataaatagtcaaaatatttatcataaatatcgtgGGCTCTTTGGGTATCAAGGCAATTCTTTTCATTActctttatttgtattaattttatcaattttatgaatagGAAAATGTGCTACGCATGCTCTCATATATGCCCAGCTAATTACAGCAGACGGAGTGAAACATGGCCTGCATCTTTTTATCGTACCAATTCGAGATCCGAAAACTCATTTACCTTTTCCTGGTGTCACCATTGGTGACATGGGCGAAAAAATAGGATTCAATGGAATAGATAATGGGTTCATAATATTCGACAAGTATTCTATACCGCATACTTCTCTGTTAAATCGTGCGGCTGATGTCAACGAGGATGGAGAGTATGTATTCGCTGTAAAAGACAGACGAAAAAGATATGGTAGGTATTGGTGTTTGGCAAGTAATATACCAAAAGAGCTATAACATCACATATAGaggatgttgaaaaaaaagagtaaaatattttataagaaggAACATATACCTAGACGGATCAAAGCAaggattaattttatgaatttttttttagcttataatttcacaaaaacattcttaaaatatcataCTTCAAAATTATgcttaaaaaatcgatttttttaccCATACCCTCCCTTCTTAGGAGGATTTAGAATACTTCAAAATAAATCGAaagatcttaataaatatgtgtttaCAAATGAGCCATTCTTTTACAGGATGTTTCAGACCACTCGTCCATcccttttattttgaaaagaggTGATGCTAAAGCCTAATCTACAATGTGCTCTTTGCTTCTTGtttctttacaaattaatCAATTGTACAAGATTGgattaatttctaagaaaCAGAAAACAAAGAGCACATTGTAGATTAGGCCTAAGAAGTTGGAAAAGACATATTTATCATGAAAGCCTATCTGAAGTTTTCGATGGTGGTACTTTCAGTTTTGGGAACTCCCGGAAATACCGGAAATGGGGGgcattacaaaaatttttaattgcaacatGGGGCAACATGAGTATCGTTTAATAGagcttttaaaaagaaacaactttgatttgaaaaaaaaaaatgttgacatGACTTAGCattagagagaaataataaaaaactgctTGCAATGATTGTAACGCTCGAACTtctaaattatcttaaaatatcaatattatggTATGGTTACGAGAAAAACATAAACATGAGTCAAACTCGTGATACGGATCACGAACCAAACATAAATACGGATGATTTGTCATGTGGTTTTAACAAGACGATTGTTCGGCGCATTTCTCGTTAATTGCAAGGGGCACAATTAACCAGCTTTTACTTCTGCAGAAGTCTTGAGGGCGATTGACAACATGAGACGAAGGATGGAAAGGTGTCTCCATCAAGGTGGCAGgcattttaaacatttgtaattaatttttgatcattTCCGAGCGTCACAATAATTGCAAATGTTTTTTGTTCATTTCTTGgtaacaataaaaagatatctaattttttttcaaacaaaagtggtttctttttaaaagctCTATCCAATGATACCCATGGTGCCCCatgttgcaatttaaaatttttgagttGCCCCCGTTTCTGTATTTTCGAGCGATTCCCAAAACTAAAAGTACTACCATCAGAAACTTCAAATAGgctttcataataaatatgtctTCTCAACTTTTTAACATCACccattttcaaaataacagGTGGACGAGTGGCCtgaaatattctgtatattttcattttttgtttagctactttcaagtttattttcaaaaaacttcaattaaaattaatttttattataatttatgcaaaaaataatacatagatGTTTGCACACATTTGGACCCGTTAAGACATATATTAAGAGATTTTATCTTTggacaattctttttttcaacacttttgttaattttttcgcGATTGATTCAATTTCCACTTTTTGTGTGTACTAGGTTCGTTAATGGCCACACTATCATCAGGTCGTACTAGTGTTGTCTTGATAGCCTCACACTATATGAGCCTCGCAGTGACAATAGCCATACGATATTCTGCAGTCAGGAAACAGTTTGGTCCTACGGACGAGGATGATGAACTATCAATTATAGAATACCAAATGCAAGTACGTATCAGAATTTCTTCAAAGACTATAATTGAATAAGCCTACTAAAAGTGCTCTCGAcaagttttcaaataacatttagCCTGTCAAGTcctcactgtaaaaaaaattttcctcaaaaCTTCAGCTCTTTAACTCTATTATTTCCtaagttatcgagaaaaacgtcattttcagtttttattttcttttttctgtaaatatttgagatgatctcttatcgatttttttctaaacatttatcaacaaaagatacaaaaaaaatatttttttattaatctcgaatcaaagctcgatttttaaaaaaagaatgaaattaagaagtggcctttttaacatgtttcttttaatagaaatattttttatacaaaaacaattttcacaaatacaacttttaaatttaagtataattataactattacaataattactattataattattacaagaaaataaataattttccgtcctattatcaaaaaataataaaaaacaaagattttccatttttttcatcatgtcATACCaactcgaaaaaattgaaaaaatttaagaatattgagacatataaaaagagtattctataaaagtttggtgattgaacctcgaaaggaacatgttaaaaaagcCAGGAATAGATAATACAGATTACATTTTCGACGAAGTATATTAGCTGTTACGCTATTAACACGCAATAAGctgttagaaattaaattgcaacaaTATAGCGAACTTgtgacataaatattttaaagcatatatctaaaagaatattataatattatctcttCCTGCATTACTGACTTTCCGGTCCTATGAGCAGGCAACCGGTCGTACTGAGCTGTATGTTGACGTAACaccttttataataatttgtagaaGATACAAAAATTGCAATCACGATTTACATGAAACACATATATGTTTTAGCAATTGCGAATCTTCCCACATTTAGCAGCGACATACGCAATGAAGATATTTTCGaatgagttttataaaacGATGGTTGAATTTCTTGTGAGCCGTTTTACGAGCGGAAATTTGAACACCGATATAGGAATAGAGATTCATGCGTTGTCTTCTGCAACAAAACCATTATGTTCGTGGATCGCTCGTGATGCCATTCAAGACTGCAGAGAGTCTTGCGGCGGTCAtggatatttaaaaagtaagtacgagattttgtacaaatttatgGTACTAgaatggattaaaaaatttaattcctgTTTTATTAGGActtttgtgttaaaatttaagctgactatttttcaatataatctcaAACTCTTATCGACGTGTAGAATAGGTGTATTAATCTTCATGAAGACTATATTGAAAAGtagtcattaatttttattttaactcaataagtttaatttaaaattataataaaatggtaaataaaaattgtaataaaatatagggAAGCTTACTTTCTGATCCACCTTAGTATTTTTgaatgattatacatattacttatatattttaataacatttatcttatttttagtGTCACGTTTGGGTGACATAAGAGCTGACAACGATGCAAACTGTACGTATGAGGGTGAGAACAATATACTTATCCAACAAGCGAGTAATTGGCTGTTAAACCAGTGGACTAATGTAATTAATGGACGACCCGTGCCATCTCCGCTTGGTTCTGCGGATTTTCTTGTTGACGCAGAACAAATACTGAAtactaaatttaatcaatctaCAATCGAAAATACATTGAAACCTGAGagtatgataaaattagttttgtgttataataaaataaatgttgttaaaaattattaatccaaTGAACATCTTATGCTTcctgcaattaataatattattaatatgttctGTGTTTTAGATTTACTCTTAACTTTTAAATGGTTGGTgtgttattatttgaaaaaaacatatcAACGTGTAAAGGATCTCAAATCAAACGGAATGTCtgattttgacataaaaaacaattctcaAATGTTTTTAGCGCGAACTCTGTCTCTCGTATACGGAgaggtaaataaaaaatataatattacatatatttatacatacatacatataagaatGTTTCAGACCACTCATTCGgcccttttattttaaaaatgggTGATGCTAAGAAATtggaaagatatatttatcatgaaaGCTTATCTGAAGTTTTTCTGATGGTGGTACTTTTAGTTTTGGGAACCGCTCGGAAATACAGGAAACGGGGGtaactcaaaaattttaaattgcaacatGGGGCAACATGAGTATCGTTGAATAGagcttttaaaaagaaacaacttttgtttgaaaaaaaattagatatcttttattattaccaaataaacaaaaaacatttgCAATTATTGTGACGCTCggaaataatcaaaaattaattacaaatgttcAAAATGCCTGCCACCTTGATGGAGACACCTTTCCATCCTTCGTCTCATGTTGTCAATCGCCCTCAAGACTTTTGCAGAAGTAAAAGCTGGTTAATTATGCCCCTTGCAATTAATGAGAAATGCGCCGAACAATCGTCTTGTTGAAACCACATGATAAATCATCCGTATATTTATGTTTGGTTCGTGATCCGTATCACGAGTTTGACTCATGTTTATGTTTTTCTCGTAATCATACcataatatcgatattttaagataatttagaAGCTCGAGCGTTACAATTTTTGCAAgcgttttttaatcatttttctctaatgctaagtaatattaaatttttttttcaaaagttgtttttttttaaaagctctATCTAACGATACCCATATTGCCCCatgttgcaatttaaaatttttgaaatggtTTCCGGGGGGTTCTCAAAACTGAAAGTACCACCATCAGAAACTTCAGATAGGTTTTCATGATAAATGTATCTTTTCCAACTTCTTAGCATGAtctcttttcaaaataaaagaagtgGACGGGTGGTCTGAAACATCCTATATATTCAATTGGCAAAAGAAACAACGTTTTAAACaatttgctatttaaattcgATTATTAAAACGTAcatgcttttttatataaatatactctaCAACTGATTTATCATACTATCGTAGAATGCaaattgatgtaattttttattttcatctttctttGTGCAGCATGCTCTACTGATGTACTTTATCAGATGTTTGCAAGATCcgaaatggaaaataaatgaaCGAGATGTACTGACCAAATTGTGTTCTCTGTTCGGAGCTGTGACATTGGAAAAGAGATTGGGAGATTTGTATGCGTGTGGTTACGCTTCTTCTACTAGTAacatagataattttttgcgGGAAGGAATTGTAACTTTGTGTAAAGATTTGTTAGACAACACAGTTGCGCTGGTCGATGTACTGGCACCGCCAGATTTTATCCTTAATTCTCCTCTAGGAATGTCCGATGGCgaggtataatatatactgtgtcatattcaatattttacattgaattaatcttgaagataatttttttaattaataaactgaaaatttttatataggtatacAAACACATAAAGGAGTGGTTTTTCAAAGATAAAGAAACCTTTGAACGTCCATCATGGTGGAAAGAGATAcgatctaaattataaaatctataaaaaatatagtctttaataatacaaaatgtcttaaaattcttcgattttctatatataaaatatctttttatggcTAATATGTTTGAATagttaaaaaagtattttttgataacgtcataaacgtaattttaacaattaataattatctaattagaATGATACAAAgctattttaaaatgcataagAATTCGAAATGTATGATTCGTCGATGACATGTCCTTCTGTTTgcgcatatattaatatttatcagtaTTCTGAAAttcataaatcaaaataagtaatattaaaatttttgaaatattgaataaaaagtacttttgcgatttttaattttaagtaataattttaaagatataaagattGAAAACCAAGACTATAGATTACGTTTTATCTGTTTATATGCGTGCCttaatttagtaatatacacacagatcgttttattttaatatattaaatatatatatttaataattatcttaatcttTTATGTTGAATATCTGAAAATCAAGAGGTTGATCGaaagatgaatattttacgaaatatacagtttaaataaaattttgtcacattaaaatggaaaatatctCGTAACTAATCAATTTTTCACCATCAAattcttataactttttacacaaaatattgtgaaaaatcgatttacataaaaaaaatcagaatggTTCCATTCAAAATAACTAGAGTGACGTTGGCATTAACACTCAAAATCAAACTAAtatctatcttttttctcACTTTGACCAAGTAACTTTtgtacaaaacatttttttttaatctcttaatTTCCAGATAttcgattatattaattttattatattacattaaaatacactttatgtatattaatctctttgtctta includes the following:
- the LOC140667426 gene encoding peroxisomal acyl-coenzyme A oxidase 3-like codes for the protein MATVSNLIKDMPNGPLDAYRKRATFDWRSFKLTLEGEDHVRFQKKLWEFIRTNPVFQRPTGPISLDEARRRSNAQLKVLRDKNINPLQMREKFFYTFQYDGSVALKICLLNGMVLTTILALGTKQHHHFVGELNNGNYICCFALTEISHGSNAKGIQTTATYNTATKSFIFHTPDFEAAKCWSGGLGKCATHALIYAQLITADGVKHGLHLFIVPIRDPKTHLPFPGVTIGDMGEKIGFNGIDNGFIIFDKYSIPHTSLLNRAADVNEDGEYVFAVKDRRKRYGSLMATLSSGRTSVVLIASHYMSLAVTIAIRYSAVRKQFGPTDEDDELSIIEYQMQQLRIFPHLAATYAMKIFSNEFYKTMVEFLVSRFTSGNLNTDIGIEIHALSSATKPLCSWIARDAIQDCRESCGGHGYLKMSRLGDIRADNDANCTYEGENNILIQQASNWLLNQWTNVINGRPVPSPLGSADFLVDAEQILNTKFNQSTIENTLKPENLLLTFKWLVCYYLKKTYQRVKDLKSNGMSDFDIKNNSQMFLARTLSLVYGEHALLMYFIRCLQDPKWKINERDVLTKLCSLFGAVTLEKRLGDLYACGYASSTSNIDNFLREGIVTLCKDLLDNTVALVDVLAPPDFILNSPLGMSDGEVYKHIKEWFFKDKETFERPSWWKEIRSKL